From a region of the Tenggerimyces flavus genome:
- a CDS encoding response regulator transcription factor encodes MTNRLLIVEDDDRIRATLRLGLEDEGYVIVESASAESALKEVEDTPPDVMIVDLMLSGMDGFACIREVRRHRNLPIIVVSARTDSHDIVAGLEAGADDYVTKPFQIKEISARLRALLRRTRPAIADESSDAEMVIDSVGPSALVLSHRAGTVRRGEDDIHLTLTEFRLLSELASVPGRVVSRRSLLETVWDRDYFGDERIVDVHVRRLRAKIEPDPAHPCLILTVRGLGYRLDRR; translated from the coding sequence GTGACGAATCGGCTGCTCATCGTCGAGGACGACGACCGGATCCGGGCCACCCTGCGTCTCGGGCTGGAGGACGAGGGTTACGTGATCGTCGAATCCGCGTCGGCGGAGTCGGCTCTCAAGGAGGTCGAGGACACACCTCCGGACGTCATGATCGTCGACCTGATGCTCAGTGGGATGGACGGTTTCGCCTGCATCCGTGAGGTTCGACGCCACCGCAACCTGCCGATCATCGTGGTCAGCGCCCGCACGGACTCGCACGACATCGTCGCCGGCCTCGAGGCAGGTGCGGACGACTACGTGACGAAACCCTTTCAGATCAAGGAGATTTCGGCCCGTTTGCGTGCTTTGCTCCGCCGCACCAGGCCGGCGATCGCCGACGAGTCTTCCGACGCTGAGATGGTCATCGACTCGGTTGGTCCTTCTGCCCTTGTCCTCTCGCATCGTGCCGGAACGGTGCGTCGCGGTGAGGACGACATCCACCTCACGTTGACGGAGTTTCGCCTGCTGAGCGAGCTCGCGAGCGTGCCCGGAAGGGTCGTCAGCCGTCGCAGTCTGCTGGAGACAGTGTGGGATCGTGACTACTTCGGCGACGAGCGGATCGTTGACGTTCACGTGCGACGCCTCCGAGCAAAGATCGAGCCGGATCCCGCACATCCGTGCCTCATCCTCACGGTACGAGGGCTCGGATATCGGCTCGACCGGCGATGA
- a CDS encoding STAS domain-containing protein — protein sequence MRWFVERNCERSRAVRRSVDTTHSDRAIVELTDDAHVEDLADLRWNLRHLLMSGVRDIVVDVAGLRQLSSTCVAALLSTHRICRIRGGGVVLRTPNRRTLDLLRRTGLHHVFEIELPSPADGRTEMRDAG from the coding sequence TTGAGGTGGTTCGTCGAAAGGAACTGCGAGAGGAGCCGAGCAGTGAGGCGGTCTGTTGACACGACGCACAGCGACCGCGCGATCGTCGAGCTCACAGACGACGCGCACGTCGAGGACCTGGCAGACCTTCGGTGGAACCTACGCCATCTCCTGATGAGCGGAGTCCGCGACATCGTCGTCGACGTCGCTGGCTTGCGACAGCTGTCGTCGACCTGCGTCGCAGCTCTGCTGAGCACTCACAGGATCTGCAGGATCCGCGGTGGTGGAGTGGTCCTCAGGACACCCAACAGGCGGACGTTGGACCTACTTCGACGCACAGGGCTGCACCACGTCTTCGAGATCGAGCTGCCCTCGCCCGCCGACGGGCGAACCGAGATGAGGGATGCCGGATGA
- a CDS encoding multicopper oxidase family protein — translation MSAGFLFLIVQLVFALDLWTIDWNFASNRVVLALPAVEIPAIAVGALTIPRLWHLARGRSTPLHREAASPHLVVPVQLAGLGAFVDFWVVFIDRPAPPYLSYATLIWIALGGGAVLLWRRQAGRQRGLNTAAPLGRTALWRRSARAAVGIGAVAIAVVGLIGYGTLTSRLPDRLGMASATMDWGGGPVGAAHHPTHHVLAASHGDVAVPTLTGHTAGTPDVRFTLVAQEQRLRLSSGRAVEAWTFNGQAPGPELRMHQGDLVEVTVVNHLRSEGVTVHWHGLDVPNAEDGVAGVTQDAIQPGHRFVYRFRADQVGTFWYHSHQASAPAVARGLFGPLVVLPRTAPSTNVLDIPVVAHTWQTSQGNVEALGTSDTPQRRTVTAGTHVRLRLINTSDNLTSDVQPRILSVSGARVRVTAIDGTNLHGPTELATVRLAMAVGGRYDVELTMPDHPVRLTDELAPTAGLVLSPSGTGNARPVRLDGPVFDPAAYGASAATPFDAQSKFDRSFRLILDDGPGFYDGHFTFPPTINGKVFPDTPMLMVREGDLVKTTIINRGHLDHPMHLHGHHVLVLTRNGIPTTGSPWWSDTLEVEPGEVYEVAFRADNPGVWMDHCHNLDHAAHGMVMHLAYAGVSSPYEVGHATTNRPE, via the coding sequence TTGAGTGCGGGGTTCCTCTTCCTGATCGTCCAGCTCGTATTCGCCCTCGACTTGTGGACGATCGACTGGAACTTCGCCTCGAACCGGGTCGTACTCGCGCTACCCGCCGTCGAGATTCCCGCAATCGCCGTTGGCGCGTTGACGATCCCTCGCCTGTGGCACCTCGCGCGGGGGAGGTCGACGCCGCTTCACCGCGAGGCGGCAAGCCCGCATCTTGTCGTTCCCGTGCAACTAGCCGGACTCGGCGCGTTCGTCGATTTCTGGGTGGTGTTCATCGACCGTCCGGCTCCGCCGTACCTGAGCTACGCCACGCTGATCTGGATCGCGCTCGGGGGTGGGGCGGTACTGTTGTGGCGTCGGCAAGCTGGCCGCCAGCGCGGTTTGAACACGGCCGCACCGCTCGGCAGGACGGCGCTGTGGCGGCGTAGTGCGAGGGCGGCCGTCGGGATCGGTGCGGTGGCCATCGCCGTGGTCGGCCTCATCGGATACGGCACGCTTACGAGCCGATTGCCGGACCGTCTCGGCATGGCGTCGGCGACGATGGATTGGGGCGGCGGCCCGGTTGGCGCCGCTCATCACCCTACCCACCACGTGCTCGCCGCGAGCCACGGCGACGTCGCCGTTCCCACGCTGACCGGTCATACCGCCGGGACGCCCGATGTACGGTTCACCCTTGTCGCGCAGGAGCAACGCCTCCGGCTCTCGTCCGGGCGTGCCGTCGAGGCGTGGACGTTCAACGGGCAGGCACCCGGTCCAGAGCTGCGCATGCACCAGGGCGATCTGGTCGAGGTCACCGTCGTCAACCACCTGCGGTCAGAAGGCGTGACCGTGCACTGGCACGGCCTGGACGTACCGAACGCCGAGGACGGCGTCGCCGGAGTAACCCAGGATGCGATCCAGCCGGGGCATCGCTTCGTCTACCGGTTCCGCGCCGATCAGGTCGGCACGTTCTGGTACCACTCGCATCAGGCATCGGCGCCCGCCGTGGCGCGCGGGCTGTTCGGCCCGCTCGTGGTGCTGCCTCGCACCGCGCCCTCCACCAACGTCCTAGACATCCCGGTGGTAGCACACACCTGGCAAACCTCGCAGGGCAACGTAGAGGCGCTCGGGACCTCCGACACCCCGCAGCGCCGCACGGTCACGGCCGGCACGCACGTCCGGCTTCGACTGATCAACACCAGCGACAACCTCACGTCCGACGTCCAGCCGAGGATCCTCTCGGTCTCGGGCGCCCGAGTGCGCGTCACCGCGATCGACGGGACCAACCTCCACGGCCCGACCGAACTGGCAACCGTGCGGCTGGCGATGGCGGTCGGCGGACGGTACGACGTAGAGCTCACCATGCCCGACCATCCAGTCCGATTGACTGACGAGCTCGCGCCGACCGCCGGGTTGGTGCTCAGCCCGTCGGGGACCGGGAACGCCCGGCCAGTGCGTCTCGACGGCCCGGTGTTCGACCCCGCCGCGTACGGTGCGTCGGCTGCGACACCGTTCGACGCGCAGAGCAAGTTCGACCGCTCGTTCCGACTCATCCTCGACGACGGGCCCGGCTTCTACGACGGGCACTTCACGTTCCCGCCGACCATCAACGGCAAGGTGTTCCCCGACACACCGATGCTGATGGTCCGCGAGGGCGACCTCGTCAAGACCACGATCATCAACCGCGGCCACCTCGATCATCCGATGCACCTGCACGGCCACCACGTCCTCGTATTGACGCGCAACGGCATACCCACGACAGGCAGCCCGTGGTGGAGCGACACGCTCGAGGTCGAGCCCGGCGAGGTCTACGAGGTCGCGTTCCGGGCCGACAATCCAGGGGTCTGGATGGACCACTGCCACAATCTCGACCATGCCGCCCACGGGATGGTGATGCATCTCGCCTACGCCGGTGTCAGCAGCCCGTACGAGGTCGGACACGCGACGACCAACCGGCCCGAGTAG
- a CDS encoding response regulator: MIRVLLVDDQALVRAGFRGLLDTAPDIRVVGEASNGGIAVALARELRPDVVLMDLRMPDVDGVTATRRITDDAALNGVRVLVLTTFTEEDDVFAALRAGASGFLVKDAEPDELLQAVRIVAGGEALLSPRVTQSVIAKFTASAAPTPAPRREPPELGLLTQREREVVRLVASGLTNDDIARHLVVSPLTAKTHVSRAMAKVGARDRAQLVVFGYQSGLVAPPYSPGSTEAP, encoded by the coding sequence GTGATCCGGGTTCTGCTCGTCGATGACCAGGCGTTGGTGCGGGCCGGGTTCCGAGGCTTGCTCGACACCGCGCCCGACATCCGCGTGGTGGGAGAGGCGTCCAACGGCGGGATCGCTGTGGCATTGGCCCGCGAGCTGCGGCCGGACGTGGTCTTGATGGACTTGCGGATGCCGGACGTCGACGGGGTCACCGCGACCCGACGCATCACTGACGACGCCGCGCTGAACGGTGTTCGCGTGTTGGTACTGACCACGTTCACCGAGGAGGACGACGTCTTCGCCGCCCTTCGTGCTGGCGCCAGCGGCTTCCTTGTCAAAGACGCCGAGCCGGACGAGCTGCTTCAGGCGGTCCGCATCGTCGCCGGTGGCGAGGCCCTGCTCTCACCACGAGTTACCCAGTCGGTCATCGCGAAGTTCACCGCTTCGGCCGCGCCAACTCCCGCGCCACGACGCGAACCGCCCGAGCTCGGCCTTCTCACGCAGCGGGAACGTGAGGTCGTGCGGCTCGTCGCGTCCGGGCTGACGAACGACGACATCGCCCGTCACCTGGTAGTGAGCCCGTTGACGGCCAAGACGCACGTGTCGCGAGCCATGGCCAAGGTCGGTGCGCGCGACCGCGCACAGCTCGTCGTGTTCGGCTATCAGAGCGGGCTCGTCGCACCGCCGTACTCTCCAGGGAGTACAGAGGCGCCGTAG
- a CDS encoding sensor histidine kinase, with translation MLRRTGREWLVDVVLALVVLTVAEISIAAGSEVGSIPQNAGAYLLGVSMAVPVLVLRRRRPLAELYVVAVALLAYYVIGYPGFPPAVVLAVPLYDAAHAGRLWRAVPVPVLLLGVGMVVAWRKGTALLDVVDVFLPQLGLVAVALLLGALVLSRHAYAAEAQQRLRAVEAARDRDAERRVVDERLRIARELHDTVAHAISTMTVQSGTALYTMNDQPAKAREALTAIRQTGKDALAEMRATLRVLRANGEPSVTAERDAGLERLPDLLTAVRAAGLDVVVEGNLDRSPAGGTGASLPALVDHAAYRIVRESLTNVLRHAGTQARARVRLELGKGALEVEVSDDGIGPTQPPGDGHGLEGMGERAHALGGHFEAGPIGDGGFRVRARIPIGIGDSA, from the coding sequence ATGCTGAGGCGGACCGGTCGGGAGTGGCTGGTGGACGTCGTGTTGGCCCTCGTCGTCCTGACCGTCGCCGAGATCTCGATCGCCGCCGGCAGCGAGGTCGGGTCGATCCCGCAGAACGCGGGAGCGTACCTGCTCGGTGTTTCGATGGCGGTGCCCGTACTGGTGCTTCGGCGACGCAGACCGCTCGCGGAGCTGTACGTGGTCGCTGTCGCGTTGCTGGCCTACTACGTGATCGGATATCCGGGGTTCCCGCCGGCGGTCGTGCTCGCCGTGCCGCTGTACGACGCGGCACACGCCGGCCGGCTGTGGCGTGCAGTACCCGTGCCGGTCCTGTTACTCGGCGTGGGGATGGTGGTCGCCTGGCGGAAGGGTACGGCGCTGCTCGATGTCGTCGACGTGTTCTTGCCGCAGCTCGGCCTGGTCGCCGTCGCGCTCCTGCTGGGTGCTCTCGTGCTGAGCCGGCACGCCTACGCGGCGGAGGCACAGCAGAGGCTGCGCGCCGTCGAGGCGGCGCGTGACCGCGACGCGGAGCGCCGCGTCGTGGACGAACGGCTGCGGATCGCTCGTGAGCTGCACGACACCGTGGCGCACGCGATCTCGACGATGACCGTTCAGTCCGGGACTGCGCTCTATACAATGAACGACCAACCGGCGAAGGCGCGTGAAGCGTTGACCGCGATCCGACAGACGGGCAAGGACGCGCTCGCGGAGATGCGCGCCACGCTGCGAGTACTGCGTGCCAACGGGGAGCCGTCCGTCACCGCCGAACGCGACGCGGGGCTGGAACGACTCCCTGACCTGCTGACGGCGGTCCGGGCCGCCGGGCTGGATGTCGTCGTGGAAGGCAACCTCGACCGTTCACCGGCCGGCGGAACGGGCGCGTCGTTGCCCGCGCTCGTTGACCATGCCGCGTACCGGATCGTGCGGGAGTCATTGACCAACGTGCTCCGCCACGCCGGAACGCAGGCCCGGGCAAGGGTACGGCTGGAGCTGGGAAAGGGCGCTCTCGAGGTCGAAGTCAGCGACGACGGCATCGGGCCGACGCAGCCACCCGGCGACGGGCATGGCCTTGAGGGCATGGGAGAACGCGCTCATGCGCTCGGTGGCCATTTCGAAGCCGGCCCCATCGGCGACGGAGGGTTCCGCGTGCGGGCTCGAATCCCCATCGGCATTGGAGATTCGGCGTGA
- a CDS encoding alpha/beta hydrolase — protein MVRMITEDRSEGGAIRRRRGPLFAVAGCAGIGGVIVILVGLPAMWQLTWPYTLALTLLLAAGLAAYVAAGIRPTRARMLLAAVPTAGFAGVWLLTQAWPVLPDPNPWTPLNATVGITGHLCFGLEALALLGLLGVAARPGRISRPRWRRVVAMVVAAPVLVLVVAVTTLGVVLGSNAFAGAAIPAATVAPHALPAGQRSTVEYCRPDGIPLPMDLYLPAVAQRRSGPAPVVMYAHGGGFVLGNRRLDGLGARLGGHEGALFVPLQKWLNALGFVVASIDYRLAPGVPPMVPVEDAKCAVRFLRAHAAGLGIDPHHIGVWGSSAGGTISSLVGLAGPGAGFDHGQYADQSSAVQAVVDMFGPADLTRVGDAGPFARFTARVSLGGSPGIRHAISPISYVRPDAPPFLILHGRDDTDFPVRQSTDFADRLRSAGVHTALVVVDGADHGLAVPGEQPSQEQLTEQVVDFLARELAGRSTRSASS, from the coding sequence ATGGTGCGCATGATCACTGAAGACAGGTCTGAGGGCGGGGCAATTCGTCGGCGGCGAGGTCCGCTGTTCGCTGTTGCAGGATGTGCCGGTATCGGCGGTGTCATTGTCATCCTGGTGGGGCTGCCAGCGATGTGGCAGCTGACGTGGCCGTACACCTTGGCGCTGACGCTCTTGCTGGCTGCGGGGCTCGCCGCCTACGTCGCGGCCGGAATCCGCCCCACCCGCGCGAGGATGCTGCTCGCGGCGGTCCCCACCGCCGGCTTCGCCGGTGTCTGGCTGCTGACGCAAGCATGGCCGGTCCTGCCGGATCCGAACCCATGGACGCCACTCAACGCTACAGTCGGCATCACCGGGCATCTGTGCTTCGGCCTGGAGGCGCTGGCGCTCCTCGGCCTGCTCGGCGTGGCGGCGCGTCCAGGCCGGATAAGCCGGCCACGGTGGCGGCGGGTCGTCGCGATGGTCGTCGCGGCCCCGGTCCTGGTGCTGGTGGTGGCAGTCACGACGCTGGGCGTGGTGCTCGGAAGCAACGCGTTCGCAGGCGCCGCCATCCCTGCCGCGACCGTCGCACCGCATGCGCTCCCGGCGGGCCAGCGCAGCACGGTGGAGTACTGCCGGCCGGACGGCATTCCGCTACCGATGGATCTCTACCTGCCTGCCGTGGCGCAGCGCCGGAGCGGACCTGCCCCTGTGGTCATGTACGCGCACGGTGGCGGGTTCGTTCTGGGTAATCGTCGGCTGGACGGTCTCGGCGCGCGACTGGGTGGGCATGAGGGCGCATTGTTCGTCCCGCTCCAAAAGTGGTTGAACGCGCTCGGTTTCGTGGTCGCGTCGATCGACTATCGCCTGGCTCCGGGCGTGCCACCGATGGTCCCAGTAGAGGACGCCAAGTGCGCGGTCCGGTTCCTGCGTGCGCATGCCGCTGGCCTAGGCATCGACCCGCACCACATTGGCGTGTGGGGCAGCAGCGCGGGCGGGACGATCTCGTCGCTCGTGGGCCTGGCCGGGCCCGGAGCGGGCTTCGACCACGGCCAGTACGCCGATCAGTCCAGTGCCGTCCAGGCGGTCGTGGACATGTTCGGACCGGCAGACCTGACCCGGGTCGGCGACGCAGGTCCGTTCGCCCGGTTCACAGCCCGCGTCAGCCTCGGCGGCTCGCCCGGAATCCGCCACGCGATCAGTCCGATCAGCTACGTGCGCCCCGACGCACCGCCGTTCCTCATCCTGCACGGCCGGGACGACACCGACTTCCCGGTACGGCAGTCCACCGACTTCGCCGACCGGCTGCGATCGGCCGGCGTCCATACCGCGCTGGTGGTCGTGGATGGTGCGGACCACGGCCTGGCCGTTCCCGGCGAGCAGCCATCGCAGGAACAACTCACCGAGCAGGTCGTGGACTTCCTCGCCCGTGAGTTGGCGGGCCGGTCAACGCGAAGTGCATCCAGTTGA
- a CDS encoding class F sortase produces MTSEQLPRSRRARILALVGATLALLGVAAVVFALVGQQPDPPAVNETQTLPTPPKQSAAPSPSASSAPPQASRSPSPAARPTPELELARSEPRRVRIPRLDVSSTLEHLELDNDGVMETPKDPAKAGWFTPSPTPGVVGSAILAGHITWDRRPAVFFQLSTLHKGDRIEVDRADRTTAVFKVERVATFPKNDFPSKDVYAGAGHAGLRLITCGGDYDSARRSYKDNTIVWARLVSSTPTQT; encoded by the coding sequence TTGACCTCGGAACAGCTGCCTCGCAGCCGACGAGCGCGGATCCTCGCGCTCGTCGGCGCCACCCTCGCGCTTCTGGGCGTGGCCGCCGTCGTGTTCGCGCTGGTCGGCCAGCAACCCGATCCGCCCGCGGTGAACGAGACCCAAACGCTGCCCACGCCGCCGAAGCAGTCGGCCGCGCCGTCGCCCTCCGCTTCCTCCGCACCGCCGCAGGCGTCCCGCTCGCCTTCGCCCGCGGCGCGTCCGACGCCTGAGCTCGAGCTCGCCAGGTCCGAGCCGAGGCGCGTACGCATCCCCCGACTCGACGTCTCCTCGACATTGGAACACCTCGAGCTCGACAACGACGGCGTGATGGAAACGCCCAAGGACCCGGCCAAGGCGGGCTGGTTCACCCCGTCGCCCACTCCCGGCGTCGTGGGGTCGGCGATCCTCGCGGGCCACATCACCTGGGACCGACGTCCGGCCGTGTTCTTCCAGCTGTCCACCCTGCACAAGGGTGACCGCATCGAGGTGGACCGAGCAGACCGTACGACCGCGGTGTTCAAGGTCGAACGGGTGGCCACGTTCCCGAAGAACGACTTCCCCAGCAAAGACGTCTACGCCGGAGCCGGCCACGCGGGCCTCCGCCTGATCACCTGCGGCGGCGACTACGACTCCGCACGACGGTCCTACAAGGACAACACCATCGTCTGGGCGCGACTGGTCTCAAGCACACCTACACAGACCTAG
- a CDS encoding cytochrome c biogenesis CcdA family protein: MILSFLGLPDNLLRWAGLTVLVLVGLGLIVPALAHLIEKPFYRLPKVTRNANGAFVLGLGLGTLFVPCASPVLAAITVAGATGQIGWRTVVLTVSFAIGAALPLLIFTAAGSRIARSVGEPHTTDNRADRLHLSARDLASYACPALGSALLELGLCRCA, translated from the coding sequence GTGATCTTGTCGTTCCTCGGTCTGCCGGACAACCTCCTTCGTTGGGCTGGCCTGACCGTGCTCGTTCTGGTCGGGCTCGGCCTGATCGTCCCGGCGCTGGCTCACCTGATCGAGAAGCCGTTCTACCGGCTGCCGAAGGTCACCCGGAACGCCAACGGCGCCTTCGTTCTCGGGTTGGGTCTCGGGACCCTGTTCGTCCCGTGCGCCAGTCCCGTCCTTGCGGCGATCACCGTCGCCGGCGCGACCGGGCAGATCGGGTGGCGTACGGTCGTTCTCACGGTCTCGTTCGCCATCGGTGCGGCGCTGCCGCTGCTGATCTTCACGGCTGCGGGATCGCGGATCGCGCGTTCGGTCGGAGAACCTCACACTACCGATAATCGCGCAGATCGCCTTCACCTGAGCGCGAGAGACCTAGCCAGTTACGCCTGCCCTGCCCTAGGAAGTGCGCTGCTCGAGCTAGGTCTGTGTAGGTGTGCTTGA
- a CDS encoding sigma-70 family RNA polymerase sigma factor, whose translation MDDSQRRRDDAPDLGARLQDLVVDVAMGDAVAFERLYAIVVTPVTETIRALVPDPDQIDDIAQEVALRIWREADRYDPSRGSVLSWVRVIAHHRSVDHIRARQLRSTREASASGREPRSAPDPLEQVQTNLEHAAVRTAVANLSPTHQKAIVAAYYHGHTYRQVAVILDIPEGTAKARLRDSLARIRLYLKAHHGL comes from the coding sequence GTGGACGACTCCCAGCGCAGGAGGGATGATGCGCCCGACCTGGGTGCGCGGTTGCAGGACCTCGTCGTCGATGTAGCAATGGGTGACGCCGTCGCGTTCGAACGGCTCTACGCCATCGTAGTCACGCCGGTGACCGAAACCATCCGAGCTCTGGTGCCCGACCCTGACCAGATCGACGACATCGCCCAGGAAGTCGCACTACGCATCTGGCGTGAAGCTGACCGCTACGACCCCAGCCGCGGAAGCGTCCTGTCCTGGGTTCGGGTGATCGCGCACCACCGCAGCGTCGACCACATCCGCGCCAGGCAGCTCCGTTCCACGAGAGAGGCATCCGCATCCGGGCGCGAGCCCCGATCCGCACCCGACCCCCTCGAGCAGGTACAGACCAACCTCGAGCACGCCGCCGTACGGACCGCTGTCGCGAACCTCTCGCCCACGCACCAGAAGGCCATCGTCGCGGCCTACTACCATGGACACACGTACCGTCAAGTAGCCGTCATCCTGGACATCCCCGAAGGTACGGCCAAAGCACGCCTGCGCGACAGCCTGGCCCGCATCCGCCTCTACCTCAAGGCGCATCACGGTCTCTGA
- a CDS encoding ATP-binding cassette domain-containing protein produces the protein MGRERITGFGLVLAGLRAHPKVLRDLALWSAVEALPTLATGKLLALALEQGFLAGRPVLGLGWLAALLVVMLLATGASAMVLPRLAAIIEPLRDDLVLRLVTATLQAPGHRSAGGDPAAVTRLTGQIEAVRKLTSGLLRTARQFAFSVLAALGGVAVLDPMLLVVVLPPVVLSLVLFGLLLPRLAGRQRAVVVAEEGVAGHVTRLLHGVRDVRACQAVDRAVAEAGDVIDTQLTASRRLASMSSNRIVLIALGVHLPLLAILAAAPWLLGAGRVGAGELLAAAAYLTVTVQPALRALIQIGGNWGLQLAVVVSRLATALNVPDPSRRPQLDHSAPHPLRPRGRNLTVRRLGFSYGPRAAAVIDQLELQINEQDHLAVVGPSGAGKSTLADLLAGLLPPTQGTIRLGGLDLARWDPQLLRRTITLIPQEAYLFSGTLRENVLYLNPDLSQAHLTEVADDLHLHPLLDRTGGWDSLVAPHTTNLSTGERQLVALARAYASPSPLIILDEATCHLDPATEAHVEQAFAARGGSLIIIAHRMSSALRAARVLLLDGPRTAIGRHQELLRSSTSYAALYDYWDPQQVDISRPARTASGSDVDR, from the coding sequence ATGGGGCGTGAAAGGATCACCGGATTTGGTCTCGTCCTTGCAGGGTTGCGTGCACACCCCAAGGTCCTTCGTGACCTCGCCTTGTGGTCTGCCGTTGAAGCCCTGCCTACGCTCGCGACCGGCAAACTGCTCGCCCTGGCTCTCGAGCAAGGGTTCCTCGCCGGGCGACCGGTGCTGGGCCTGGGGTGGTTGGCGGCACTCCTCGTGGTGATGCTTCTCGCCACCGGCGCGTCGGCGATGGTCTTGCCGCGACTCGCAGCCATCATCGAACCGCTGCGCGATGACCTTGTCCTCCGACTTGTCACCGCGACTCTGCAAGCCCCGGGACATCGATCCGCTGGCGGGGATCCTGCGGCGGTGACTCGCCTGACCGGTCAGATCGAGGCCGTACGGAAGTTGACCTCCGGCCTGCTGCGCACAGCTCGCCAGTTCGCGTTCTCGGTCCTGGCGGCCCTGGGCGGTGTCGCGGTACTTGACCCGATGCTTCTCGTCGTTGTCCTGCCGCCTGTTGTGTTGTCGCTCGTGCTCTTCGGCCTGCTGCTGCCAAGGCTGGCCGGTCGGCAACGTGCGGTTGTGGTGGCGGAGGAGGGCGTCGCAGGCCATGTCACCAGGCTCCTGCACGGGGTCCGGGACGTTCGTGCCTGCCAGGCCGTGGACCGCGCGGTCGCCGAAGCTGGCGACGTCATCGACACTCAGCTGACGGCCAGTCGAAGGCTCGCCTCGATGTCCTCCAACCGCATCGTTCTTATCGCGCTCGGCGTTCATCTCCCGCTGCTGGCAATACTCGCTGCCGCACCGTGGCTTCTGGGAGCGGGCCGCGTCGGCGCCGGCGAGCTCTTGGCGGCTGCGGCCTATCTGACCGTCACGGTGCAGCCGGCTTTGCGAGCGCTGATCCAGATCGGCGGCAACTGGGGTCTGCAGCTCGCGGTGGTCGTCTCGCGCCTCGCGACTGCATTGAACGTTCCTGATCCTTCTCGCCGTCCGCAGCTGGATCATTCGGCGCCCCATCCGCTACGTCCACGTGGACGGAACCTCACTGTTCGAAGGCTCGGCTTCAGCTACGGACCGCGCGCAGCCGCGGTCATCGACCAGCTCGAACTCCAGATCAACGAACAAGACCATCTAGCCGTGGTGGGACCCAGCGGCGCCGGCAAGTCCACCCTCGCCGATCTCCTCGCCGGCCTGCTTCCACCCACACAAGGCACGATCCGCCTCGGCGGGCTGGACCTGGCCAGGTGGGATCCCCAGCTCCTGCGACGGACGATCACGCTCATTCCTCAAGAGGCATACCTGTTCTCCGGCACGCTCCGAGAGAATGTCCTCTACCTGAATCCCGATCTGTCCCAAGCCCATCTGACTGAGGTAGCAGACGATCTGCATCTTCATCCCTTACTCGATCGAACGGGCGGATGGGACTCCCTCGTAGCACCACACACGACGAACCTCAGCACCGGCGAGCGGCAGCTCGTCGCCCTGGCCCGCGCGTACGCAAGCCCGTCGCCTCTGATCATCCTCGACGAGGCGACCTGTCATCTCGATCCGGCGACCGAAGCGCACGTCGAGCAGGCGTTCGCAGCGAGGGGAGGCAGCTTGATCATCATCGCGCATCGCATGAGCTCCGCTCTGCGAGCCGCTCGCGTCCTACTCCTCGACGGACCTCGGACTGCCATCGGTCGACACCAGGAACTCCTTCGCTCGTCCACGTCGTACGCCGCCCTCTATGACTACTGGGATCCGCAACAGGTGGACATCTCGAGGCCTGCTCGAACGGCGTCAGGTAGTGACGTCGACAGGTAG